One region of Rhodocaloribacter litoris genomic DNA includes:
- a CDS encoding nucleotidyltransferase domain-containing protein — protein MTAVPAADPGNEFELVVRCARVHRSEADEHRLHRLFQHGIDWPLVIRLAAYHNVRPLLYDTLRRLPSGTIPEEVLQNLGRQVHAIAAFNAFLAGELVRLARLFEARGIASLALKGPVVARMAYGSLGLRPFIDLDILIRPHDFRAVEQLLLEENYTPFPQVARRNELRRQIYLRLSRQYQFAREGIFNLDLHTHIMPPLYHYTIPFDELRQRAAAVPMAGGTVYGLQPEDLLLVLCFHGEKNRWETLKYICDVSELIRSHPGLDWDVTLARARRTRALRILYLGLSLAHHYFEVPLPPEVLTGINRDRAVRQLTGYFTERLPRQLELGIASFGERMRLHMALQNTLLTKARYLFFAFLRRMLDFEA, from the coding sequence ATGACCGCTGTCCCCGCCGCTGACCCGGGCAACGAGTTCGAACTGGTTGTCCGGTGTGCCCGTGTGCACCGTTCGGAAGCGGACGAACACCGTCTGCACCGTCTGTTCCAGCACGGGATCGACTGGCCGTTGGTGATTCGCCTGGCCGCTTACCATAACGTGCGGCCCCTGCTGTACGACACGCTGCGCCGGCTGCCCTCCGGTACCATACCGGAAGAGGTGCTCCAGAACCTGGGACGCCAGGTGCACGCCATCGCCGCGTTCAACGCCTTTCTGGCCGGTGAGCTGGTGCGGCTGGCCCGCCTGTTCGAAGCGCGCGGGATCGCGTCGCTGGCCCTCAAGGGGCCCGTCGTGGCCCGGATGGCCTACGGCAGCCTGGGGCTGCGACCCTTCATCGATCTCGACATCCTGATCCGGCCGCACGATTTCCGTGCCGTGGAGCAGTTGCTGCTCGAGGAAAACTATACTCCCTTCCCGCAGGTGGCCCGGCGTAACGAACTTCGCCGGCAGATCTACCTTCGCCTCTCCCGGCAGTACCAGTTCGCCCGCGAAGGGATCTTCAACCTGGATCTGCACACCCACATCATGCCGCCGCTGTACCACTACACGATCCCGTTCGACGAGCTCCGGCAGCGGGCCGCGGCAGTGCCCATGGCCGGCGGGACGGTCTACGGGCTCCAGCCCGAGGACCTGCTGCTGGTTCTCTGTTTCCACGGGGAGAAGAACCGGTGGGAGACGCTGAAATACATCTGCGACGTTTCCGAGCTGATCCGGTCCCATCCGGGCCTCGACTGGGACGTGACGCTGGCGCGGGCCCGGCGCACCCGCGCCCTCCGGATTCTCTATCTCGGGTTGAGCCTGGCCCATCACTACTTCGAGGTGCCGCTGCCGCCGGAGGTGCTCACCGGGATCAACCGGGACCGGGCCGTCCGGCAACTCACCGGGTACTTCACGGAGCGACTGCCCCGGCAACTCGAACTCGGCATCGCGTCCTTCGGCGAACGCATGCGCCTGCACATGGCCCTGCAGAACACGCTCCTGACCAAGGCCCGTTATCTCTTCTTCGCCTTTCTGCGCCGCATGCTCGACTTCGAAGCCTGA
- a CDS encoding NAD(P)H-dependent oxidoreductase has product MAISNSVVQRPFSMRERLLALEEEIPVAIVGAGAMGHGLLYQCTVTPAFRCVALADVRLERAVACAEALGLPYRVATSEGELHDAIRAGRLAVCEDALWLACAEGIRVFIDASNAILEAGRFCTAALEHGKHLVMMNAEADLAFGPYFMRLAEANGVTYASCDGDQHGVIKRLVDDLTLWGFELVMAGNIKGFLNRYANPTSIIPEADKRHLDYRMCTAYTDGTKLCIEMALLANALGLKTAVPGMYGPRAGHVREVPERFDLDALRREHGAVVDYVLGAEPNGGVFAVGYCDHPYQRRMMDYYKMGPGPYYVFYRPYHLCHVEAMDAIAAAFLEGRCLLQPRAGFRTDVYAYAKRDLQAGEMLDGIGGYTCYGLIENVADQAVAPGLPVCLADGVQLARDVKKDEKILLEHLIYDPARLDFELYRRAQQAT; this is encoded by the coding sequence ATGGCCATCTCGAATTCAGTCGTACAGCGTCCTTTCAGTATGCGCGAGCGGTTGCTGGCGCTGGAGGAGGAGATCCCGGTGGCCATCGTGGGAGCCGGGGCGATGGGGCACGGGCTCTTGTACCAGTGTACGGTCACGCCCGCTTTTCGGTGTGTGGCCTTGGCCGACGTCCGGCTGGAGCGGGCGGTTGCCTGTGCCGAAGCGCTCGGCCTGCCGTATCGCGTCGCCACGTCGGAGGGGGAGCTGCACGACGCCATCCGGGCGGGCCGGCTCGCCGTCTGTGAAGACGCCCTGTGGCTAGCCTGTGCCGAAGGCATTCGGGTCTTCATCGATGCCTCGAACGCCATTCTGGAGGCTGGGCGGTTCTGCACCGCGGCTCTTGAGCACGGCAAGCACCTCGTCATGATGAACGCCGAGGCGGACCTGGCCTTCGGTCCGTATTTCATGCGGCTGGCCGAGGCCAACGGGGTCACCTATGCCAGCTGCGACGGCGATCAGCACGGCGTCATCAAGCGTCTCGTTGACGACCTGACGCTCTGGGGGTTCGAACTCGTCATGGCCGGTAACATCAAGGGGTTTCTGAACCGGTACGCCAATCCTACCTCGATCATTCCGGAGGCGGACAAGCGCCACCTCGACTACCGCATGTGTACCGCCTACACCGACGGCACCAAACTGTGCATCGAGATGGCACTGCTGGCCAATGCCCTGGGCCTGAAAACGGCCGTTCCCGGCATGTACGGTCCCCGGGCCGGGCACGTGAGGGAGGTGCCCGAACGGTTCGACCTCGACGCCCTCCGCCGGGAGCACGGCGCCGTCGTCGACTACGTCCTCGGGGCTGAACCCAACGGCGGTGTCTTTGCCGTCGGCTACTGCGACCATCCGTACCAGCGCCGGATGATGGACTATTACAAGATGGGGCCGGGACCGTATTACGTCTTTTACCGTCCCTATCACCTCTGTCACGTCGAGGCCATGGATGCTATCGCCGCCGCCTTCCTGGAGGGGCGCTGCCTTCTCCAGCCCCGCGCCGGCTTCCGCACCGACGTCTATGCCTACGCCAAGCGCGACCTGCAGGCCGGCGAGATGCTCGACGGGATCGGAGGCTACACCTGCTACGGCCTGATCGAGAACGTCGCCGACCAGGCGGTCGCCCCGGGCCTGCCCGTGTGCCTGGCCGACGGGGTGCAACTGGCCCGCGACGTCAAGAAGGACGAGAAGATCTTGCTGGAACACCTGATCTACGATCCCGCACGGCTCGACTTTGAACTCTATCGCCGGGCGCAACAGGCCACCTGA
- a CDS encoding glycosyltransferase family 2 protein → MRLISVGILTRNGGDGFRAVLDVLARQVCPVPHQVVILDSGSTDGTPEAAAEAGAVVHRIRPEDFSFGESRDLLFSRCEGEIIATISQDARPAGVHWLERITRPIREGRADVVQGMELLDDKTFYWERIGRFYSTSEWRPFFERYGWPGLPGLSTVNLAVSRRAWEATGFGPIPMCSDKLFQKRAVQAGLRVEACREAAVHHSHHYTIRSLFKRCANEGMALRLLGISVGTGQTLRDVLNRKNHRALVRGLLRGEVRRPAEVLFPLLRPLGIWYGYRFVAGYWH, encoded by the coding sequence GTGCGTCTGATTTCCGTGGGCATCCTGACCCGCAACGGCGGCGACGGCTTCCGGGCCGTGCTCGACGTGCTGGCGCGGCAGGTGTGCCCCGTGCCGCATCAGGTCGTCATCCTGGACAGCGGCTCGACCGACGGAACCCCGGAAGCCGCTGCCGAAGCCGGCGCCGTCGTTCATCGTATCCGGCCCGAAGACTTTTCTTTCGGAGAAAGCCGTGACCTGCTCTTTTCCCGGTGCGAAGGGGAGATCATCGCCACGATCTCGCAGGATGCCCGTCCCGCCGGAGTGCACTGGCTGGAGCGGATTACCCGGCCGATCCGGGAAGGGCGGGCCGATGTGGTTCAAGGCATGGAGCTTTTGGACGATAAGACTTTCTACTGGGAGCGCATCGGTCGTTTCTATTCCACCAGCGAATGGCGACCTTTTTTCGAGCGGTACGGATGGCCCGGTCTCCCCGGCCTCTCGACCGTCAACCTGGCCGTGAGCCGGCGCGCCTGGGAAGCCACCGGCTTCGGCCCGATTCCCATGTGCTCGGACAAGCTCTTCCAGAAGCGGGCGGTGCAGGCCGGTCTGCGGGTCGAGGCATGCCGCGAAGCCGCCGTCCATCACAGCCATCACTATACCATCCGATCCCTGTTCAAACGATGCGCCAACGAAGGCATGGCCCTGCGGCTGCTGGGGATCAGCGTCGGTACCGGGCAGACCTTGCGCGACGTCCTGAACCGGAAAAACCACCGTGCCCTGGTGCGGGGGCTTCTTCGGGGTGAGGTACGCCGGCCGGCCGAGGTGCTTTTTCCCCTACTGCGCCCGCTGGGGATCTGGTACGGCTATCGCTTCGTCGCCGGCTATTGGCATTGA
- a CDS encoding asparagine synthase-related protein, translating to MADFFLIADPDPERRRQYLTAACRWLDAQPGEPVREVVAGERHLAVRAPTPAPYRKHRNADGSVLVRLGDEAGMPIPPLRDEDPEAAFHAWFEAADLGVQVWLEAEGSVSVAADLLGLFPVYFLDHPGVLLVASSPSLLLLHPACSREVDRVGLTSILMYSFPCGERTVWRAIRRLRPRHQLVWEAGGPPRSEAMWDAREDVQPGDMDAHAGTFDRLLAAWAEQVTKPVNLQLSGGLDSRLVAGYLAGRPGAVAEAWTYGEPSDLEARAAARVAAACGWRHRVVPVPVERYPAWMEAQIDAGHLTNAVTDFALWAMSEHAGTSPLATATGYLGDIVMGGNHIGRGIGTEDPQAAFGVTTARINRGYGLPPEAVERLWRGGDGPDLVAACQEELFATYVAQGATTERRGWWFDLMHRDRYNFARLVLVMARHTWPLVPYCRPAVVRAAQQIPQEIFGARRLQRHLLARRFPGLASLPLDGGQLAQWAVRYPSRWAQRRYILAERLRERVRAWRVRHTAYEPRVNHRLWDMNRNPAWAALREQAYRRLDAVSDLFDVDVFRSLLPPPGDPVPLADPLQGAGLKTLVGVVLWSVRYRQKPGA from the coding sequence ATGGCCGATTTCTTCCTCATTGCCGATCCGGATCCGGAGCGCCGCCGGCAGTACCTGACGGCCGCTTGCCGCTGGCTCGATGCACAGCCGGGCGAGCCGGTCCGCGAGGTCGTCGCCGGGGAACGGCATCTGGCCGTCCGGGCGCCGACCCCCGCGCCGTACCGGAAGCACCGCAACGCGGACGGCAGCGTGCTCGTGCGTCTGGGTGATGAAGCCGGCATGCCGATCCCCCCGCTTCGCGATGAGGACCCGGAGGCCGCCTTCCACGCCTGGTTCGAGGCGGCCGATCTGGGCGTGCAGGTGTGGCTGGAGGCCGAGGGGAGCGTCTCGGTGGCGGCCGACCTGCTCGGTCTTTTCCCCGTCTATTTCCTCGACCACCCCGGCGTGTTGCTCGTCGCCAGCAGCCCGTCGCTCCTTCTGTTGCATCCGGCCTGCTCGCGGGAGGTCGACCGCGTGGGGCTGACGAGCATCCTGATGTACTCCTTCCCGTGCGGTGAGCGGACGGTATGGCGGGCGATCCGGCGGCTCCGCCCGCGCCACCAGCTGGTCTGGGAGGCCGGCGGGCCGCCGCGCTCCGAGGCGATGTGGGACGCGCGGGAGGACGTGCAGCCGGGCGACATGGACGCGCACGCCGGGACCTTCGACCGGCTGCTCGCGGCGTGGGCAGAGCAGGTGACGAAGCCGGTGAACCTCCAGCTCAGCGGGGGGCTGGATTCGCGCCTGGTGGCCGGCTACCTGGCCGGGCGACCGGGGGCCGTCGCCGAGGCGTGGACGTACGGAGAGCCCTCCGACCTCGAGGCCCGCGCGGCGGCCCGGGTGGCCGCGGCCTGCGGGTGGCGCCACCGGGTCGTCCCCGTGCCGGTGGAACGCTATCCGGCCTGGATGGAGGCGCAGATCGACGCCGGACACCTGACCAACGCCGTGACGGATTTCGCGCTGTGGGCGATGAGCGAGCACGCCGGCACGTCGCCTCTGGCCACGGCTACCGGCTACCTGGGCGACATCGTCATGGGCGGCAACCACATCGGCCGGGGGATCGGCACGGAGGATCCACAGGCAGCCTTCGGGGTTACGACGGCGCGGATCAACCGGGGCTACGGCCTGCCGCCGGAGGCCGTAGAGCGCCTCTGGCGCGGCGGGGACGGCCCGGATCTCGTCGCCGCCTGCCAGGAAGAGCTCTTCGCTACGTACGTCGCCCAGGGCGCCACGACCGAACGCCGGGGCTGGTGGTTCGACCTGATGCACCGCGACCGGTACAACTTCGCCCGGCTCGTGCTCGTGATGGCCCGGCACACGTGGCCGCTCGTGCCGTACTGCCGGCCCGCCGTCGTACGGGCAGCACAGCAGATCCCGCAGGAAATCTTCGGGGCGCGGCGGCTCCAGCGGCACCTGCTCGCCCGGCGCTTTCCCGGCCTGGCGTCCCTGCCGCTCGACGGCGGGCAGCTGGCGCAGTGGGCTGTCCGCTATCCCTCGCGGTGGGCACAGCGCCGCTACATCCTGGCCGAGCGCCTCCGGGAGCGCGTCCGGGCCTGGCGTGTCCGGCACACCGCCTACGAGCCCCGCGTGAACCACCGGCTCTGGGACATGAACCGCAACCCGGCCTGGGCCGCGCTCCGGGAACAGGCCTACCGGCGGCTCGACGCCGTATCCGACCTCTTCGACGTGGATGTTTTCCGGAGCCTGTTGCCCCCGCCCGGCGATCCCGTGCCGCTGGCCGACCCGCTCCAGGGCGCCGGGCTGAAAACCCTCGTGGGCGTCGTCCTCTGGTCGGTCCGGTATCGACAGAAACCCGGCGCGTAG
- a CDS encoding asparagine synthetase B family protein: MNDLPRRPVLAGVHDPDRTGLAARFLAHTWPAGYRVVGVPAADPVLAVAAHTARPEVDVYAPGDDGGAAYFGEVYDPAADAPARLLRTTWDAAGPEGLGWIDAQGSGVVWSEGGREVALVRDRAGVPPLFYAEHGTALLWATDLTTLLASGVARAVDLHALDAYLAMGCLPAPWTLVEAIRKVPPAHALVRRGREATTVRYWLPVVWPKVRREKRLVPALKERIEASLARRTATGGPFAVLLSGGVDSSLILAGLRRWLDVPVTAYTFDYEGYEGPWNEYERAHRLARHLGVRHEKVPMGPAWVADRLPSLLRQYEEPFTFGIHTARLETLSAGSIGTVLTGALPGFPVAWELPGTIRLALAIEARGIPKGLLRGVRWMFRLGPLKRLRPVVELSSHPLPEMYTRKGVNMILSAETRSRIYRDPRLVETGKMARQAVMEALTPTAGVQNPEDRMALMGSAMLPAEHILWWNHRWGEAHGLWFRYPYLDRDVVTFLARLRGDRNKTLLREVAATIMPREIAFAPKLGQAAPLWRWLAMPPLRDLVRATLTPERLAATGLFRTEPILQALEEHLQGRRAHQWLLWTILSFLLWQEHVLDAPAPDPRLI; encoded by the coding sequence ATGAACGATCTGCCCCGTCGTCCTGTCCTTGCCGGCGTTCATGACCCCGACCGTACGGGCCTGGCCGCCCGGTTCCTGGCGCACACCTGGCCGGCCGGGTACCGGGTGGTTGGGGTGCCCGCCGCGGATCCGGTGCTCGCGGTGGCAGCCCATACGGCGCGGCCGGAGGTGGACGTGTACGCACCGGGCGACGACGGGGGTGCCGCCTATTTCGGCGAGGTCTATGACCCGGCGGCGGACGCCCCGGCCCGGCTCCTGCGCACGACGTGGGATGCCGCGGGGCCGGAAGGACTCGGCTGGATCGACGCGCAGGGGAGCGGCGTCGTCTGGTCGGAGGGTGGCCGGGAGGTGGCGCTCGTGCGCGATCGGGCCGGCGTGCCGCCGCTGTTCTACGCGGAGCACGGGACGGCCCTCCTCTGGGCCACCGACCTGACGACGCTCCTGGCCTCGGGCGTCGCGCGGGCCGTCGACCTCCACGCCCTCGATGCCTACCTGGCGATGGGCTGCCTCCCGGCGCCCTGGACGCTGGTCGAGGCGATCCGCAAGGTGCCGCCGGCGCACGCGCTCGTCCGCCGAGGGCGCGAGGCGACGACGGTGCGGTACTGGCTCCCGGTCGTGTGGCCGAAGGTGCGCCGGGAGAAACGGCTCGTGCCGGCGCTGAAAGAGCGGATCGAGGCGAGCCTGGCGCGGCGGACGGCCACCGGCGGCCCCTTCGCCGTGCTGCTCTCCGGCGGCGTGGATTCGTCGCTCATCCTGGCCGGCCTGCGGCGCTGGCTGGACGTGCCTGTGACGGCCTACACGTTCGACTACGAGGGGTACGAGGGACCGTGGAACGAATACGAGCGAGCACACCGGCTGGCCCGGCATCTGGGCGTGCGGCACGAAAAGGTGCCGATGGGGCCGGCCTGGGTGGCCGACCGCCTGCCGTCGCTGCTCCGTCAGTACGAAGAACCCTTCACCTTCGGCATCCATACCGCTCGCCTGGAGACCCTGAGTGCCGGCAGCATCGGCACGGTGCTTACGGGGGCTCTACCGGGCTTTCCCGTTGCGTGGGAATTGCCCGGGACCATTCGACTTGCGCTTGCGATCGAGGCCCGGGGTATCCCGAAGGGGCTACTTCGAGGGGTTCGATGGATGTTCCGTCTGGGTCCCCTCAAACGACTCCGCCCCGTTGTGGAACTTTCCTCGCATCCCCTGCCCGAGATGTATACCCGGAAAGGGGTAAACATGATTCTTTCCGCAGAGACACGGAGCCGGATCTACCGGGATCCGCGCCTCGTGGAAACGGGCAAGATGGCCCGACAGGCGGTGATGGAGGCGCTGACTCCAACCGCCGGTGTACAGAACCCTGAGGATCGGATGGCGCTTATGGGGAGTGCGATGCTGCCGGCAGAACATATCCTCTGGTGGAACCACCGCTGGGGCGAAGCGCACGGCCTCTGGTTTCGGTATCCGTATCTCGATCGCGATGTCGTTACGTTCCTGGCGCGCCTGCGGGGTGACCGGAACAAGACGCTGCTGCGGGAAGTGGCGGCCACGATCATGCCCCGCGAGATCGCCTTTGCGCCGAAGCTGGGGCAGGCGGCGCCCCTGTGGCGCTGGCTCGCCATGCCGCCCCTGCGCGACCTCGTCCGCGCCACGCTGACGCCGGAGCGCCTGGCGGCGACGGGCCTCTTTCGCACGGAGCCCATCCTGCAGGCCCTGGAAGAACACCTGCAGGGCAGGCGGGCGCATCAGTGGCTGCTCTGGACGATCCTGTCGTTCCTGCTCTGGCAGGAGCACGTGCTCGATGCGCCCGCGCCGGACCCCCGTCTCATCTGA
- a CDS encoding endonuclease/exonuclease/phosphatase family protein, protein MSGVRRVRAGMLVVPALLFLGGYAAAYVAPGPGVWVLQLLGPLVPPLSLVVVGVAVWVLLRRAPLALRGLYAGMLVLVALRFGGDVPRLWRPVAVPPGAAGDTLVVLSLNARGPERTVSRAFRDVLAVYRPHVVGLQEAAIAFYGNGEQGFSGEVFPVLQAGYGLPDRSGEGVQGVGHPVFVRGLAGTFEVIPVGPAGEGGHAVRAELSWCGCTFVVYNVHLRSYLSKVPLEEGRTGLGRLGRALRTLRDDVLVRAGEARALRRRIEAETRPVLVVGDFNATRHEWAFRELARGFTDAVRARGPLYAATFPARRPLVRIDHILAGPGWQVLAAGIGPAMEADHRPVLAALRLDAPANDSTRTCP, encoded by the coding sequence ATGAGCGGAGTGCGTCGCGTTCGGGCCGGGATGCTCGTCGTGCCGGCGCTCCTGTTCCTCGGGGGCTATGCGGCGGCGTACGTGGCGCCGGGTCCGGGCGTATGGGTGCTCCAGCTCCTCGGGCCGCTCGTGCCGCCGCTGAGCCTGGTCGTGGTGGGCGTCGCCGTGTGGGTGTTGCTCCGCCGGGCGCCCCTCGCGCTCCGGGGCCTCTATGCGGGGATGCTGGTGCTCGTGGCCCTCCGCTTCGGGGGCGACGTGCCGCGGCTGTGGCGGCCGGTGGCGGTGCCTCCGGGGGCGGCCGGGGATACGCTCGTGGTCCTCTCGCTCAACGCCCGCGGGCCGGAACGGACCGTCTCCCGCGCGTTCCGTGACGTGCTGGCCGTGTACCGTCCTCACGTAGTGGGCCTGCAGGAAGCGGCCATCGCGTTCTACGGTAACGGAGAGCAGGGCTTTTCGGGCGAAGTCTTCCCGGTGCTCCAGGCCGGGTACGGGCTGCCGGACCGGTCCGGCGAAGGGGTGCAGGGAGTCGGCCACCCCGTCTTCGTGCGTGGCCTGGCCGGGACGTTCGAGGTCATCCCCGTCGGGCCGGCGGGGGAGGGAGGGCATGCCGTCCGGGCGGAGCTGTCGTGGTGCGGGTGTACGTTCGTGGTCTACAACGTGCACCTGCGCTCGTACCTGAGCAAGGTGCCCCTGGAGGAGGGGCGCACCGGCCTGGGTCGTCTCGGGCGGGCGCTGCGCACGCTGCGCGACGACGTGCTCGTCCGGGCCGGGGAAGCCCGCGCCTTGCGCCGCCGCATCGAGGCGGAGACGAGGCCCGTGCTCGTCGTGGGGGACTTCAACGCGACGCGGCACGAGTGGGCCTTCCGCGAACTCGCCCGCGGCTTCACCGACGCCGTCCGGGCGCGGGGGCCGCTCTACGCCGCCACGTTCCCCGCGCGCCGGCCGCTCGTCCGCATCGACCACATCCTGGCCGGTCCGGGCTGGCAGGTGCTGGCCGCTGGCATCGGTCCGGCGATGGAGGCCGACCACCGCCCCGTGCTCGCCGCCCTTCGCCTCGACGCCCCGGCCAACGATTCGACCCGCACCTGCCCATGA
- a CDS encoding glycosyltransferase family 2 protein, producing MSGPNLSILICTRDRLEALKETLASVGRLALPPGLTAELVVVDNGSTDGTAAWVRSARLPNMPVRLVEELRPGTGYARTTALYAARGEILLFTDDDVRLPPRWADAMTAPIRAGLADVVGGTSVLAPHLERPWMTPFHRVNLSVSVERGAGDPHPITISMALHRRVLEKVPAFDPELGPGSTYGFQEDTLFAKQLILAGFRVVWVRDVPVEHHPDAARLTRRAFLAAARRRGRAMAYLRHHWQHGTEADFTHRKHPWEVWRVPRVVLVKRWLHLGLWRLTHPRAVRRTEGIDPVEFGLVNQLAQIRQYLRERGRPRHYDRYGLVKKRGVLPDVPVRRDAQTVREAGR from the coding sequence ATGAGCGGGCCGAACCTGTCCATCCTCATCTGCACGCGGGACCGGCTCGAGGCCCTGAAGGAGACGCTGGCTTCGGTCGGACGCCTTGCTCTGCCGCCCGGCCTCACCGCCGAGCTGGTGGTGGTGGACAACGGCTCGACGGACGGGACGGCCGCCTGGGTGCGGTCGGCGCGCCTGCCGAACATGCCGGTGCGCCTGGTGGAGGAGCTCCGCCCCGGCACGGGCTACGCGCGGACGACGGCCCTCTACGCCGCCCGCGGCGAGATCCTGCTGTTCACCGACGACGACGTGCGCCTGCCCCCCCGCTGGGCCGATGCCATGACCGCGCCGATCCGGGCCGGGCTGGCCGACGTCGTGGGCGGCACGTCCGTCCTGGCCCCGCACCTGGAGCGCCCCTGGATGACGCCCTTCCACCGTGTCAACCTCTCCGTCTCGGTGGAGCGCGGGGCGGGCGATCCGCATCCCATCACGATCAGCATGGCCCTGCACCGGCGCGTGCTCGAGAAGGTGCCGGCCTTCGATCCCGAACTCGGTCCCGGCTCGACGTACGGCTTCCAGGAGGACACCCTCTTCGCGAAGCAGCTCATCCTGGCCGGCTTCCGGGTGGTGTGGGTGCGTGATGTGCCGGTGGAGCACCACCCCGACGCCGCGCGTCTGACCCGCCGGGCGTTCCTGGCGGCGGCCCGGCGGCGAGGACGGGCCATGGCCTACCTGCGCCATCACTGGCAGCATGGTACGGAGGCAGACTTCACCCACCGGAAACACCCGTGGGAGGTGTGGCGGGTGCCCCGTGTGGTGCTCGTGAAACGGTGGCTGCACCTCGGCCTGTGGCGCCTCACGCATCCCCGCGCGGTGCGCCGGACGGAGGGCATCGACCCGGTCGAGTTTGGCCTGGTCAACCAGCTCGCCCAGATCCGGCAGTACCTGCGGGAGCGGGGCCGGCCCCGGCATTATGACCGTTACGGGCTGGTGAAGAAGCGGGGCGTGCTGCCGGACGTGCCGGTCCGGCGTGACGCGCAAACCGTGCGGGAGGCCGGGCGATGA
- a CDS encoding glycosyltransferase family 2 protein, with product MSVPVSILICTRDHLGPLRETMQTVAGLAVPPDLDPELVVVDNGSTDGTAAWARTVRLPNIPVRVVEAPRPGQARARNAGLAAARGEIILFTDDDVDLPANWLAAMCAPILAGAADAVRGTSVLHPALVRPWMQVFHRAVLAVTEGMDEDRRADMVGLSMGFHRRVLARVPGFDPDLGPGTYYGFFDDTLFSYQVQAAGFRVATVREAPVVHRPDASRLGRAAYLHAARCRGRGLTYIAYHWRHEPEARWTRRTRPWQVWRHPWAVLAIRRLRLGLWRLTHPRAVRRREGIDLAEFLLVNQYEQAREYVRLRRRPRAYAREGLVKQAGEVPDGQAPAPRPAEVSP from the coding sequence ATGTCCGTGCCCGTCTCCATCCTCATCTGTACCCGGGATCACCTGGGGCCCCTCCGGGAGACGATGCAAACCGTTGCGGGGCTGGCAGTACCGCCGGACCTCGATCCCGAGCTGGTCGTCGTGGACAATGGCTCGACGGACGGCACGGCCGCCTGGGCCCGCACGGTGCGCCTGCCGAACATACCGGTGCGGGTCGTCGAGGCGCCGCGGCCGGGGCAGGCCCGCGCCCGCAACGCCGGGCTGGCCGCCGCCCGGGGCGAGATCATCCTGTTCACCGACGACGACGTGGACCTGCCGGCGAACTGGCTCGCGGCGATGTGTGCGCCGATCCTCGCGGGGGCGGCGGACGCCGTCCGGGGCACGTCGGTGCTGCACCCCGCACTCGTGCGCCCGTGGATGCAGGTCTTTCACCGGGCCGTGCTGGCCGTCACCGAAGGGATGGATGAGGACCGCCGCGCGGACATGGTGGGCCTGAGCATGGGCTTCCACCGGCGCGTGCTCGCGCGGGTGCCCGGCTTCGACCCCGATCTCGGCCCGGGCACGTACTACGGCTTCTTCGACGACACGCTGTTCTCCTACCAGGTGCAGGCGGCGGGCTTCCGCGTGGCGACGGTACGGGAGGCGCCGGTGGTCCACCGCCCCGACGCGAGCCGCCTGGGGCGGGCGGCCTACCTGCACGCGGCCCGGTGCCGGGGACGTGGCCTGACCTACATCGCCTACCACTGGCGGCATGAGCCGGAGGCGCGGTGGACCCGCCGCACCCGGCCGTGGCAGGTCTGGCGGCATCCGTGGGCCGTGCTGGCGATCCGCCGGCTCCGGCTGGGCCTGTGGCGCCTTACCCATCCCCGCGCGGTGCGCCGGAGGGAGGGCATCGACCTGGCCGAGTTCCTCCTCGTGAACCAGTACGAGCAGGCCCGCGAGTACGTACGGCTGCGCCGCCGGCCCCGGGCGTACGCGCGGGAAGGGCTCGTCAAGCAGGCCGGCGAGGTGCCTGACGGGCAGGCGCCGGCTCCACGACCGGCGGAGGTGTCGCCATGA